GCAGTCCCATACGTTTTGCCTGTATGGCCATTTGCTGTCCCATTTTCTCTATCAGTTTTATATCCTGAATAGCACCCAAGGTCATATTCCACGGATAACGATAGGTAGAGTCCAGACGCATGCTCAATCCCCATTCGGCATCAATACCCATGAACAGCGGTACTTTGGATTTGGATTGGTAAAAGTTCGTTAGTCTTGCCTGACGCACCGGGCCACCCTGAAAAAAGATCAGTCCGCCTACTTTGTAGTCTGTAACGAGTTTTTCAACCGATTTCACATGCGCTGCATCTTTATTGGAATAAGCCGCTACCATGAAAAGTTGTCCCAGTTTTTCTTCAAAAGTCAATTGATTGTAGATACTATCCACCCAGGTTTTCTCACGCTCTTCAGAAAAGTCTGAAACAGGTTTAGGGCTTTGAGCAAAGAGCAACTGACTGCAAAATAATATTAGAAAAACCGAATATCTCATTAACGTATTTTTTAAATAAATAAAATCATCATGCACAAATTGCCGCATGATGATTTTTAATATTAGTATTTTATTTTTTGTTTTAAAAGAAGCGGCTGTGCCAGCTTTCGCTAGCAGGAACTTCCCAAAAATCCTGCCATTCCCCAATGGTATTAACCAGATTATTAAAAACAATAGTGTTTTCGGAAACCGCTTTTTCCTTTGCCATTTTCTTAAACTCGATCAACGGTTTGTGAGCAATATGCTCGCCCAGTTTAAAAGTAACATTCATCTTGTCTAAAAGATCAACGCTGTACTTTTTCTCTAAATCCTGGATGAACTGAACCGAAGCATCAATGGAGCATCCTGTAGCGGATTGTTTTTCCTGATTAACGGCCAGTATAATGAAACGGTTATATCTGGTTACAAAGGAAGCTTCCAGTCCGGTTCCGTGTGCAGCCCAATTGCTGATAAAACCCTCAAGAGAAGCTTCTATTTCGGCAATTTCTTCTTCTGAGAATTTTCGGTTTGCCTGATAAATCCAGATTTTGGATTCTTCCGGCAAGGTATCAAAAGGTACATACATAATTATAAGTCTTTAGCATTAGCAATTAATTCTGCCACGTCCATAACTTTGATTTCGTGTTCTTTTTCTTTAAACTTCACACCATCGGTCATCATTGTATTACAAAACGGGCAACCTGCTGCTATAATTTCAGGCTGGGTTTCAAGAGCATCTTCCGTACGCTCCACATTAATATCTTTGTTTCCTTTTTCAGGTTCTTTAAACATCTGTGCGCCACCGGCTCCGCAACATAGTCCGTTTGCACGGGAACGTTTCATCTCTACCAGTTCGGCATCCAGTTTCCGGATTAATTCACGGGGTGCTTCATAAACATTATTGGCACGTCCTAAATAGCACGGATCGTGGAACGTAATTCTTTTTCCTTTGAATTGTCCTCCTTCAATAGTTAAACGCCCGTCGTCCAGAAGGGATTTTAAAAACTGCGTGTGGTGAACCACTTCATACGTTCCTCCAAGTCCCGGATATTCGTTTTTAATCGTATTGAAGCAATGCGGACAAGCCGTCACGACTTTCTTTACTTCATAGGCATTCATGACTTCGATATTCATCATTGCCTGCATCTGGAACAGGAATTCGTTTCCGGCTCTTTTTGCAGGATCGCCGGTACAACTTTCTTCCGTACCTAAAACAGCAAAAGGAACATTCGCCTGGTTTAATATCTTTACAAATGCTTTTGTAATTTTTTTAGCTCTATCGTCAAAACTTCCTGAACACCCAACCCAGAAGAGCACTTCCGGCTGTTTGCCTTGGGCCATCATTTCGGCCATTGTAGGAACTACTAAATTTGCTGACATATCTTTTATAATAGTTGCAAAACTTGCAATGTTGTTTTTAAATTAATTTTCGTCTTTCCAGTTCAAACGGTCCATTTGGTTGTACTGCCAAGGCGCTCCGTTGTTTTCGATGTTGGTCATCATACTGTTCAGCTCTGTTGGTGCCGCACTTTGCTCCATCACCAGATATCTTCTCATATCCATAATAATGGAAAGCGGACTGATATTTACCGGGCATTCTTCCACACAGGCATTACAGGACGTACAAGCCCATAATTCTTCTGTAGTGATGTAATCATTCAATAAGGATCTGCCATCCGGTATAAAAACACCTTTATTGGCATCAATATTTTTTCCAACTTCTTCCAGACGATCACGCGTATCCATCATGATCTTTCTTGGTGATAGTTTTTTACCTGTCTGATTTGCCGGACAAGAAGACGTACAACGTCCGCATTCCGTACAGGTATAAGCGTTCATTAGCTGTACCCAGTTTAAATCCTGAACATCACTTGCCCCGAATTTAGAATGCACTGCCGTTTCGTCTGCCGGCGGTGCAGCAAAAGGATCGGCATTTGGATCCATCATTAATTTTACTTCTTTGGTAACCGATTCCAGGTTGTCAAATTGCCCCTGAGGTTTTAAGTTCGCAAAATAGGTATTGGGGAAAGCCAACAGGATGTGCAAGTGTTTTGAGAAGTACAGGTAGTTCAGGAAGATCAGGATCCCAACGATGTGCAACCACCAGGCCGCTCTTTCAATTACCACTACTGCTCCTTCTGACATTCCGTTGAATATTGGCGCAATAAACTGCGATACCGGGAAAGCTCCCGCCTGACTGTAATGCCCCACTCCCAATGTTTGTAAATGCAGATCGGCCGCATTTAAAACCAGGAATAAAACCATTAAAACGGTTTCAAAATACAGGATGTTGTTTGCATCGCTTTTTGGCCAGCCTTTTAAGTCGTTGCTGATGAATCGCTTTAGCTTAACAATATTTCTTCTGATCCAGAACGTGACAATGGCAACGATTACCAATAATGCCAGTACTTCAAAAGAACCGATCAGGATGTTATAGAAAACGCCCAGAAAGGAGAAAACCCGGTGTGTTCCGAATAATCCGTCAATCAGAATTTCCAGCACTTCAATATTAATGATAATAAAGCCTAAATAAACTACTATATGCAGTGCACCGGCAATAGGTCTTTTAACCATTTTTGATTGTCCTAAAGCAATCATTGCCATGTTTCTCCATCGCTCTTTAGGATTATCATATCGGTCTACATCCTGTCCTAATTTGATATTACGAATCAGTTTTTTTACATTTTTAGCAAAATAACCAATTCCTAATATAAGAATGATGGCAAATAGTATATTGTCTAAATAACTCATATAAATAGTAATTAATGCTATTATTTTTTATCTTCCGAATTAGCCTTTTCTTCTTCAGGGGCTACATAAGGCGCTGCCTTTTTACCAAATAAAGAGAAATGTACATATCGTTTAGGGTTCAACTTCATATCGCCAAGTAACAATTCCAATTGTTTGGAAGCACCTGCCAAGTTTTTATACATGGCTTCGTCTTTTAACAATTTACCCATTGTTCCTTTTCCTGCCTGTAAATCCAGCATGATCTTGTCTACATTTGCCAATGTGGTTTCAAGATTTTTAATTGTTTTTCCAAGGTTTGCTTTAGCCAGTGTATCGGACATTTTTGCAAAGTTGGTCGACACTTTATCAATATTGGTAATGGTATGATCCAGTTTTCCTTTGTTATCGGCTAATAATTTGTCAACATTAGCAGAAGCCGCACTAAAATGGGTCAGTGTTTTGTTTAGCTCCGCTACAGTACTTTTCAGGTTAGCCTGTGTAGCCGGGTCCAAAACGTTGTTTACACTGGTTAACATTACATCGGCATTTGCCAGAACTTTATCCAGTCTTTCCTGGATGGGTGCTAATTTATCTTCCAGTTTCGCTGTTAATCCCTGTT
This region of Flavobacterium inviolabile genomic DNA includes:
- a CDS encoding (Fe-S)-binding protein, translated to MSANLVVPTMAEMMAQGKQPEVLFWVGCSGSFDDRAKKITKAFVKILNQANVPFAVLGTEESCTGDPAKRAGNEFLFQMQAMMNIEVMNAYEVKKVVTACPHCFNTIKNEYPGLGGTYEVVHHTQFLKSLLDDGRLTIEGGQFKGKRITFHDPCYLGRANNVYEAPRELIRKLDAELVEMKRSRANGLCCGAGGAQMFKEPEKGNKDINVERTEDALETQPEIIAAGCPFCNTMMTDGVKFKEKEHEIKVMDVAELIANAKDL
- a CDS encoding ABC transporter ATPase, encoding MYVPFDTLPEESKIWIYQANRKFSEEEIAEIEASLEGFISNWAAHGTGLEASFVTRYNRFIILAVNQEKQSATGCSIDASVQFIQDLEKKYSVDLLDKMNVTFKLGEHIAHKPLIEFKKMAKEKAVSENTIVFNNLVNTIGEWQDFWEVPASESWHSRFF
- a CDS encoding MlaD family protein — protein: MKITREIKTAILVITSIVVCLWGYSFLKGKNLFDSNRNFYVVYDNVEGLSPSAPITINGLVVGKINSIEIQKNTGKLLVEMQIKNDFAISKSSIASIYEPGFIGGKQIAIIPNFKDTSIAQSGDYLQGDVKQGLTAKLEDKLAPIQERLDKVLANADVMLTSVNNVLDPATQANLKSTVAELNKTLTHFSAASANVDKLLADNKGKLDHTITNIDKVSTNFAKMSDTLAKANLGKTIKNLETTLANVDKIMLDLQAGKGTMGKLLKDEAMYKNLAGASKQLELLLGDMKLNPKRYVHFSLFGKKAAPYVAPEEEKANSEDKK
- a CDS encoding (Fe-S)-binding protein, with amino-acid sequence MSYLDNILFAIILILGIGYFAKNVKKLIRNIKLGQDVDRYDNPKERWRNMAMIALGQSKMVKRPIAGALHIVVYLGFIIINIEVLEILIDGLFGTHRVFSFLGVFYNILIGSFEVLALLVIVAIVTFWIRRNIVKLKRFISNDLKGWPKSDANNILYFETVLMVLFLVLNAADLHLQTLGVGHYSQAGAFPVSQFIAPIFNGMSEGAVVVIERAAWWLHIVGILIFLNYLYFSKHLHILLAFPNTYFANLKPQGQFDNLESVTKEVKLMMDPNADPFAAPPADETAVHSKFGASDVQDLNWVQLMNAYTCTECGRCTSSCPANQTGKKLSPRKIMMDTRDRLEEVGKNIDANKGVFIPDGRSLLNDYITTEELWACTSCNACVEECPVNISPLSIIMDMRRYLVMEQSAAPTELNSMMTNIENNGAPWQYNQMDRLNWKDEN